One Andreesenia angusta genomic window carries:
- a CDS encoding DUF362 domain-containing protein, giving the protein KCTPCREGTKRMLELLEKITSGNGEMEDLDRLESLAETIKSASLCGLGQTAPNPVLSTMKRFRDEYIAHVVDKKCPAGVCQDLLEYHITDDCIGCTKCARNCPVSCIEGKVKEKHVIDTEACIKCGNCMEVCPVGAVIKR; this is encoded by the coding sequence GAAAGTGTACACCTTGTAGAGAGGGTACAAAGAGAATGCTGGAGCTTCTAGAGAAGATAACTAGCGGAAACGGAGAGATGGAAGACCTGGACAGACTAGAGAGCCTTGCAGAGACTATCAAGTCGGCATCGCTTTGCGGACTGGGACAAACTGCTCCAAACCCTGTTCTTTCGACTATGAAGCGTTTCAGAGACGAGTATATAGCACACGTTGTAGACAAGAAATGTCCAGCAGGAGTATGTCAGGACCTTCTAGAGTACCACATAACAGACGATTGTATAGGATGTACGAAATGTGCTAGAAACTGCCCAGTGAGCTGTATAGAAGGTAAAGTGAAAGAGAAGCACGTTATAGATACAGAGGCATGTATCAAGTGCGGAAACTGTATGGAAGTCTGCCCAGTAGGAGCAGTTATAAAGAGATAG
- a CDS encoding 2Fe-2S iron-sulfur cluster-binding protein, translating into MRNVTLTIDGQKVTVPEDYTIIKAAEELGINIPALCYDPNLEVVSACRLCVVEVEGNPKLQTSCSIAVQDGMVVNTETKKVVQARKDILRLLLDNHPNDCLTCQKAGECLLQEYSYRYGVTFRDHDGARRGGELVDTSSPYILKDDSKCILCGKCVRTCYEVSDRQVLSFANRGFDTKIVADADLSLEESSCVSCNRCVSVCPVGALVDKRMLGKTRVWDGESQHIQCKVCEYGCNFEVLADKAGENVAVRAEKPIVGRPLCLKGRMATEFMYLDSPETPYKKEDGKFVETSWEEAMGLTEVLKKLNK; encoded by the coding sequence ATGAGAAATGTAACTCTTACTATAGATGGTCAAAAGGTGACTGTACCTGAAGACTATACTATTATAAAAGCAGCAGAAGAATTGGGAATAAATATACCGGCACTTTGCTATGACCCGAACCTAGAGGTAGTTTCGGCATGTAGACTTTGTGTAGTTGAAGTTGAGGGAAATCCTAAGCTTCAGACATCTTGCTCTATAGCAGTTCAAGATGGAATGGTAGTAAACACTGAAACTAAGAAAGTAGTTCAAGCTAGAAAAGACATATTGAGACTACTGTTAGACAACCATCCAAACGACTGTCTTACTTGTCAGAAAGCTGGAGAGTGTCTGCTTCAGGAGTACTCTTACAGATATGGAGTTACTTTCAGAGACCACGATGGAGCTAGAAGAGGTGGAGAGCTAGTAGACACTTCAAGCCCATATATACTAAAAGACGACAGCAAATGTATCCTATGCGGAAAATGCGTTAGAACTTGCTACGAGGTGAGCGACAGACAGGTGCTTTCTTTTGCAAACAGAGGATTCGACACTAAGATAGTTGCAGATGCAGACCTTAGCCTAGAGGAGTCTTCATGTGTATCTTGCAACAGATGCGTATCAGTTTGCCCAGTAGGAGCGCTTGTAGACAAGAGAATGCTTGGAAAGACTAGAGTTTGGGATGGAGAGTCGCAGCATATCCAGTGTAAAGTATGTGAATATGGATGTAATTTTGAAGTCCTAGCTGACAAGGCTGGAGAGAATGTAGCTGTAAGAGCGGAGAAGCCTATAGTAGGAAGACCGCTTTGCCTGAAGGGAAGAATGGCTACAGAGTTCATGTACCTAGACAGCCCAGAGACTCCTTACAAGAAGGAAGACGGAAAGTTTGTAGAGACTAGCTGGGAAGAGGCTATGGGACTTACAGAGGTTCTTAAAAAGCTAAACAAGTAG